The genomic segment CCCCTGTTCCCAACGTCTTCACAGTCTTCCCCGGTGATATCATGCAGTACATCACCGACTCCTACCTGCCCTCTACTCCCCATAAGGTCGGCTTGAACACCCGCGATCGTTTCGCCTTCGCCTACTTTCATGAGCCCAGCTTTCAGGCCGTTGCCAAACCTCTGCCAGGCTACGACGTCGGCCAGTCTCCCGAGGAGGGGATCCACTACGGCAGTCACTTTACCAACATGTTCCTGAGGAATTACCCTGAGAGAATCACCACTAAGAGAATGCATGCGGAGAATCGTCTTGCCCTCCTCGAGAAGGAGGAGCTCCGAGCCCATTCTTCTCAATCAAATAAGGCGGGCAGAGTTATTACAAATGTCGTACAGCAGACTCAACAGGCTTCTTTGTAAGCTAACGATACTCAATAAGCAAGCGACACAAAATTGTCTTGGATTCACTGGCCTGACGGCGTAAGAAGAAAGCGATGGGGGGAAATCAAATTGATCAGGACTCCTTCAAGCAGAATTTCATTAGATCATTAGACAAAACTTCTGGTAACAGAAAACAAAAAGTTTGGCAACAATTCTACGGTTTGAATTCATCTCGAAATCATGTTCTAGCGTTATCCCTTTGTGTCAGTTGTCAATCGTAGTCGTGCTGAATACCCGCCTCTGGACTCAAAATAGCCCGGGCTTCAGCGCATTGCCACTTCAATTATGCAAGTACCGACTATATCATGTTCTGCAGACTGGGTTTCGATGATAAGTTCTCTGTTGCCCTGTTCGAAATTCTGCTCCAACTAGGACGAACACAAGCTTGGAAGGCAAATTTAGGTTGGAAGTCACATATGACAGTATCTCGTGGCATGCTTTTAAGGGACCAATCAGGCATCCTCATCCGAACCTCGCTCTCCACAACAACTCAAAAGCCCGCCCACACCACCATACTTAAACTTCTCGTCTCTCACCATCTTCAACACTACGATCGAGCAATCTGACATGGCGTCAACAGCAATTCGATTTGTGTCAGGTACCAAGAAATCCCCCTTAGGTACCCTATATTTACAGTGCCATGTAAAACCTGGCGCTTCCCGAGTTCGTGAGGGGGTCACCGCCGTCACAGATGCGACCGTTGAGCTGTGCGTTTCAGCGCAGGCGAAGGAAGGCGAAGCAAATGAAGCTGTTGTGAAATTGCTCAGTGGGGTATGTATCCTAGTCTAGTTTATTTTCCGCTCTGTAGCATTTCCGAACTAAGCGGCAGGAGCCCATCATTCGCGGTTTTCCTTAGTTACTGGTTGCTAACTCAAGTACAGGTTTTGGGCATCCCCAAATCAGACCTCACAATCACCCAAGGGCTCAAGTCAAGAGAAAAAACTGTCGCAGTAGGCAACATTCAAGACGGAGAGTCGAGTATGGCTAAGATAAGGGAGCAGCTCGAGAAGGCCGTGGAGGATGGTTGATGAGGGTACATAGAATGGCGTTAAAATAATTGTGACAGCGGGCCGTTTGTTCCACAGCGAGAGGCATCAAAGGCATCTATAAAGTATGCTTCAGTGCGCTAGAAGAATGAGTTATACAATTTCTAGTTCGATATTGCTCAATGAAAGACATGGCAAGATTCGTTGTTCAGCCAGCTGCTGCGCCGTGTCCTCTTTCCATCTATACATGTTCCAGCGTAGCTTACGACCGATCAACGTTGTAAGTCTCTGTCACGAGTATGCCGCCAAGTCTGGGTTCTTGTTCGCCATACCTGTTACAGTCACGTCCCTCAGTCTGCCTGACTTGGCTTTTCCGGAACTCCTCCCCCAAAATCTCTTCATCCGAAGTGTTGTCCATCGGTATGTCTCCCCTGCTGACTTGTGTGCGAGTGGAAGATCCTTTAATACCAAGCGCAGCATCTTTGAAGCTTAGATCATCAGTGTCCGACTTGTTGGTGGTGTCTGTCTTGCTCTGAGGCAGTGGGCGACCGCCTCCGCCGACCATTCCACCGCCAATCGTGCGGAGAGGGACCGAAGAGGATCGTTCTTCATTTTGTTTTTGGTACCCCGAACTGGCATTCTCGGACGTGAATCGATGAAAGAGACGCTTGTAAAGCGGCCGGCAAACGGGGATGCCGACACAGATCTGCGACGGTCAGTTTCTGTAAGGTAATTGGAGTCTCGGGTCTTGCTTTGTAGGAATTACCATTGTAATAGCCATCTCAGCAGCTGACCAAACAATCAAACCCACACTGTCTCCTGTTGAGGATGGGTCAGTATTCGTTACAATTGTTGAGTTTAGGTGTTTAAGGTGGATGTACTCAGGTAGTTCTCCGTATAGAGGCCCTCTACTTCGACAGTACGCTTGATACCTGCTGCTGCAGCACTATTTGATCGAAATGTTAGCCATATGAAGCCCTGAGCGGTGCAGAGAGAAGCGGCTGGTCAACGCACATAAGTCCGAAGCTCATACTCGCCGCGATAGTGATCTTGTCGCGTTTTGGCATCTGTAGCTTCCAGATAAACACCCAAGGAAATATAGCGAAGAACGTATCGACAAGAATTGTAGACACTGAAGGTACGGTCAGCATGTGTTGACTCTTCATATTGTCTCGGCAGAGATGTAGCTCACCACATAGAATGTACGAAGTCGGCCTCGTATCAATGGGGCAGTATCCTCCCTCAATTCTGCGATCGTACACGTAGTCAAAGGGCACGCATGACAGCCAAAAACAAAGGACCTGTGCTATTGGTTGCAAATGTCAGCGGGACTGAAAAACTGGGCAGTGGGCAATTTTTGTTCGAGGAACATCCAAAGCTGAGACTACTGATAGAGACATGGGCAGTAAAGCCATTAGTCTTAATAGGTACTTACCAATAGAGGCGAGTCCCACAAGAACCATTGCTGTCCAGATAGCTATCTTGTGCCATCCGAGTGTAACTATTCGTAGCAGGAAAAAGCCCATGGACCACTTCGCAATGGCCATCCCCACAATGGCGAATCCTTGGCCAATACATTCAAACAGAGTGGCACGAACTACTTCCTCCATGTTCCCGATCTCGTCCGGTGTTTGTCCGAAACCATGGTTGGCTGCTAGATGCGTGAACATGTTGAAGATAAGAAGAAAAACCTGATGCGTCAAATGTCAGTCTTGGGCTGGACAAAGCCTAGGGCGAGCCATGCGCGAAGAGAAAGGGAACTTACAAATGCGGCGATGTAGATTTGGTCATCGAGACCATATGATGAAAGGCACACTACGCGCGTATAAATACGTAGAAGAAGAAACAGAAAAACGAGTCCCGTCATAGACCACATAACAGGCAGAGCCCACAAGGCCTCACCGTCCATCGCCATGGTTTAGATTGGCGACAAAGTCAGAAAAACTACCTAAGTCTCTAGAAACAGAGTGAACTCTGTCGGGGAAGACGTGTTGTGAATGGCCTCGATCTTGGTGATGAGATTGATAGCTTGCAGAGTATGTTACAGTACGGAGAGGCCACAACTTTCATCAGCTGGAAACCTTTGGCAATAAGTTCCGTCCATAGCTCGTGGAGATGCACCAGATAGATATCTACAAAGATCTGCCGGGAATTTGCGGACGGTTATCACATCACAATCCAACAGTTGGTCAATTCAACTCCACACAGTTGATTTGAGAGGTACAGCATGTCCAAACATTCTCTCACGGTATTATAGGGGCACTGGGATACACACAAGCTTTAACGGCTGGTACGTATCAATCAACACTGCCAGCCATGAGCTCCAACATAAGACCGGGGACGCTTCTTCGACTCTGCTGGTGTCCGGGACTTGTGACCCTGCCGCATGTTCCTACAACCGATCTCTGGCAAACACATAAGGGTGTTGATTTTCTGTCACCAGGGGCCTTGTTTGCCAAGGTAGAAGGAGGTCCTTGGTGCATTTCCGGCATCCCAAGGGCCCAGATGTCGTTTTTCTTCTGAGACGAAATTTTCATGGTGGATTTGGGGAATCTAATTGCACAGATCGATCTTGGGGGTTTCCGATACGGAAAACACAGCCTTGATCCATAGGTGTTTCTGCAAGACATCAAATAGTGTTAGTCTAGATCATCAACAAAAGACGGAGTTAGCGACGTCTAAACACCAGACGTCCTTCAGTCTATGTCGCCATTAGTAGCGTGAGACATTCAAGCAAAGCTACGCAGACTCTCGTGTTGGTTGCTCCCTGTGGAATTATCCTAGTCTTAGACGAGCTCGGCGGAGGGACACGTAATGACTTCCTCGTCTGTAACCAAATTCACTAGGTTGGTTGGTATTTTGTTCCTTGGCTCTGCTCGTGAACCAACACGTTCTCCAGCAAACTGCGTTTGGGCTCCACAATCTAGATCCCTACTCAAAAAGCAACCGAGCTTCTCAAGCGAACCGGAGCACACCAATTTCAATCCCGGTGTAGAAAGATACCCACTGGAGAACCAGGTCCCCGGTTGGCAAAGTCCAAAAGATCCGCCAAGTTTGCTCAAAAGTCGCGGAATCAGCCTCCC from the Colletotrichum lupini chromosome 3, complete sequence genome contains:
- a CDS encoding 2OG-Fe(II)oxygenase superfamily protein; translated protein: MSAITKPLSALARCGARKSALGHHRRDLATVTDHNLARMAATMPPGHRATVAQLETFTLPERVTVSMNDKQQHIFNEATASSKAFFAKPHDEKAACPMTIYMDYLGESGEKLLQLAELGLNVPAGSLTNLTQDGWHHMRILRFPPTHNTNGKGKAGRGIGSHTDYGLLVIAAQDDVGGLFIRPPYDGEHYANWEKSSAGMAEEDDRWHYVPPVPNVFTVFPGDIMQYITDSYLPSTPHKVGLNTRDRFAFAYFHEPSFQAVAKPLPGYDVGQSPEEGIHYGSHFTNMFLRNYPERITTKRMHAENRLALLEKEELRAHSSQSNKAGRVITNVVQQTQQASFTDYIMFCRLGFDDKFSVALFEILLQLGRTQAWKANLGWNPPTPPYLNFSSLTIFNTTIEQSDMASTAIRFVSVREGVTAVTDATVELCVSAQAKEGEANEAVVKLLSGVLGIPKSDLTITQGLKSREKTVAVGNIQDGESSMAKIREQLEKAVEDG